A part of Ziziphus jujuba cultivar Dongzao chromosome 8, ASM3175591v1 genomic DNA contains:
- the LOC107414580 gene encoding bidirectional sugar transporter SWEET3, with protein MGDTCLRLSIGIMGNAASLLLYAAPIITFARIVRKKSIEEFSCVPYIIALLNCFLYTWYALPVVSYRWENFPIVTINGLGILLEFSFVFIYFWYSTSAKEKIKVAVSVMLVVIVFTTTALISAFVFHDHHHRKVFVGSVGVVASVAMYCSPLVVVKQVLVTKSVEFMPFYLSFFTFVSSVLWMAYGLLGHDLFLASPNMVGTPLGLFQIMLYCKYRKNKIIMEEPNKWDLEKNDEKSKQLHLVVDDNINSKS; from the exons ATGGGAGACACTTGTCTGCGCCTGTCGATTGGCATCATGG GGAATGCTGCGTCTTTGCTGCTCTACGCTGCTCCCAT AATAACTTTCGCAAGGATTGTAAGGAAGAAAAGCATAGAGGAGTTTTCTTGTGTTCCGTACATCATTGCACTATTGAATTGTTTCCTTTATACTTGGTATGCATTGCCTGTTGTAAGCTACAGGTGGGAAAATTTCCCAATAGTTACTATCAATGGCCTCGGAATCCTCCTCGAGTTCTCTTTCGTTTTCATCTATTTCTGGTATAGTACTTCGGCTAAAGAGAAG ATAAAGGTAGCTGTTTCTGTGATGCTTGTGGTCATAGTGTTCACCACCACTGCACTTATCTCTGCTTTCGTTTTCCATGACCACCATCACCGGAAAGTATTCGTCGGTAGTGTAGGAGTGGTGGCCTCTGTAGCCATGTATTGTTCTCCACTTGTTGTTGTG AAACAAGTGCTGGTAACAAAGAGTGTGGAGTTCATGCCCTTCTACTTGTCCTTTTTCACATTCGTCTCCAGTGTACTTTGGATGGCTTATGGACTACTAGGCCACGATCTCTTTCTTGCG TCCCCTAATATGGTTGGAACTCCATTAGGCCTCTTTCAAATTATGCTCTACTGCAAGTACAGGAAGAATAAGATAATCATGGAGGAACCAAATAAATGGGACTTAGAGAAGAATGACGAGAAGTCCAAACAGCTACATCTTGTGGTCGATGATAATATCAACAGCAAGAGTTGA